The following proteins come from a genomic window of Pseudomonas syringae:
- a CDS encoding response regulator, with translation MTCNLLLIDDHALIRAGVRALVSNIPGYAIVGETADGAQLTSLAQRLQPDIILLDICMKNVDGLCVLKQLRQAHPHCKVLILSMCSDPDMIQRALEAGAHGYLLKDATITDLKQALDTVRSNECYLSPAIAHIVIEHTHGATQHEKRLASKQRYNLTARQLEILRLIVRGKSTREIASGLGLSIKTVETHRSQIMKRLQIYEVAGLVLFCVRERIISLDD, from the coding sequence ATGACCTGCAATCTGTTACTGATCGATGACCATGCCCTGATCAGAGCCGGTGTGCGAGCGCTGGTGTCGAACATTCCGGGCTATGCCATCGTTGGCGAAACTGCCGACGGCGCTCAGTTGACGAGTCTTGCGCAGAGACTCCAGCCTGACATCATCCTGCTCGACATCTGCATGAAAAACGTCGACGGCCTCTGTGTACTGAAGCAACTGCGGCAAGCGCATCCACACTGCAAGGTTCTGATTCTTTCGATGTGCAGCGACCCGGACATGATCCAGCGTGCGCTGGAAGCAGGTGCTCATGGCTACCTGCTCAAGGACGCCACGATCACCGACCTGAAACAGGCACTGGATACCGTGCGCAGCAATGAGTGCTACCTGAGCCCGGCGATTGCGCACATCGTGATCGAGCACACCCACGGTGCCACTCAACACGAAAAACGCCTGGCATCGAAACAGCGGTACAACCTCACGGCGCGCCAGCTCGAAATCCTGCGCCTGATCGTGCGCGGCAAATCCACCCGAGAGATAGCCAGCGGCCTGGGGCTCAGCATCAAGACCGTCGAAACTCATCGCTCGCAGATCATGAAGCGCTTGCAGATCTACGAGGTCGCCGGCCTGGTGCTGTTTTGCGTGCGCGAACGGATCATCAGTCTGGATGATTGA
- a CDS encoding ATP-binding cassette domain-containing protein has translation MTLLKFSDVSLAFGAMPLLDKVSWQIARGERVCIIGRNGTGKSSMLKLVKGVQKPDEGAVWRAPGLKIGELPQELPVADERTVFDVVAEGLDGVGALLAEYHHLAQNCVTEEDLNKLMHVQQDLEARDGWRLQQLVDSTLSRLQLPADKTLAELSGGWRRRVLLAQALVSEPDLLLLDEPTNHLDIGAIAWLEEALKDFQGAVLFITHDRAFLQNLATRILELDRGGLIDWNGDYASFLVHKEAALAAEETANALFDKRLAQEEVWIRQGIKARRTRNEGRVRALKELRVERSERRERTGKANIQLDTAEKSGKQVMILENVSFAHPGGPTLIKDFSMVLQREDRIGLLGANGTGKTTLLKLMLDNLQPTAGKVEVGTRLDVAYFDQLRHQLDLEKTVIDNVAEGRDFIDIDGQSRHVLSYLGDFLFSPQRARTPVKALSGGERARLLLAKLFSKPANLLVLDEPTNDLDVETLELLEEVLLTFKGTVLMVSHDRAFLDNVVTSTLVFEGEGKVREYVGGYQDWLRQGGSPRLLGVADTKSGKAELASAVVQAAPVAAQDMPVAKKKLSYKHQRELEALPAQIDEVEGKMAALNAEMAEPDFYQRSAEQTAAVLAQLENLQAELDTLLGRWAELDE, from the coding sequence ATGACCCTGCTCAAATTCAGCGATGTGTCCCTTGCTTTCGGCGCCATGCCGTTATTGGACAAGGTGTCCTGGCAGATCGCCCGTGGTGAGCGGGTGTGCATCATCGGCCGTAACGGCACAGGCAAATCCAGCATGTTGAAGCTGGTAAAAGGCGTTCAGAAGCCCGACGAAGGCGCTGTCTGGCGCGCGCCAGGTCTCAAGATCGGCGAATTGCCCCAGGAACTGCCGGTAGCCGACGAACGGACAGTGTTCGATGTGGTGGCCGAAGGTCTGGACGGCGTCGGTGCCTTGCTCGCTGAATATCATCATCTGGCGCAGAACTGCGTCACCGAGGAAGACCTGAACAAGCTGATGCATGTTCAGCAGGACCTCGAAGCCCGCGATGGCTGGCGTTTGCAGCAACTGGTCGACAGCACCCTGAGCCGTTTGCAGTTGCCTGCCGACAAGACCCTCGCCGAACTGTCCGGCGGCTGGCGTCGTCGCGTTCTATTGGCTCAGGCGCTGGTTTCCGAACCGGACCTGCTGCTGCTCGACGAACCGACCAACCACCTGGACATCGGCGCCATCGCCTGGCTTGAAGAAGCCCTCAAGGATTTCCAGGGCGCCGTGCTGTTCATCACGCACGACCGGGCGTTCCTGCAAAACCTTGCCACCCGCATTCTGGAGCTGGACCGCGGTGGCCTGATCGACTGGAACGGCGATTACGCCAGCTTCCTGGTTCACAAGGAAGCCGCACTGGCCGCCGAAGAGACTGCCAACGCACTCTTCGACAAGCGTCTGGCGCAGGAAGAGGTGTGGATTCGTCAGGGCATCAAGGCCCGCCGCACCCGTAACGAAGGCCGTGTGCGCGCACTGAAAGAACTGCGGGTAGAGCGCAGCGAGCGCCGTGAACGCACCGGCAAGGCCAACATCCAGCTGGACACTGCCGAGAAATCCGGCAAGCAGGTCATGATCCTTGAGAACGTCAGCTTCGCTCATCCGGGCGGGCCGACGCTGATCAAGGACTTCTCCATGGTCCTGCAGCGTGAAGACCGTATCGGTCTGCTCGGTGCCAACGGTACTGGCAAGACCACGTTGCTCAAGCTGATGCTCGACAATCTGCAGCCGACTGCCGGCAAGGTTGAAGTGGGCACGCGTCTCGACGTTGCTTACTTCGACCAGTTGCGTCACCAGCTCGATCTGGAAAAAACCGTGATCGACAACGTTGCCGAAGGTCGTGATTTCATCGACATCGATGGCCAGAGCCGTCATGTGCTGAGCTACCTGGGTGACTTCCTGTTCAGCCCGCAGCGTGCCCGCACGCCGGTCAAGGCGCTGTCCGGTGGCGAGCGTGCCCGTCTGTTGCTGGCCAAGCTGTTCAGCAAACCGGCCAACCTGCTGGTACTCGACGAACCGACCAACGACCTGGACGTGGAAACGCTGGAGCTGCTCGAAGAGGTGCTGCTGACCTTCAAGGGCACTGTGTTGATGGTCAGTCACGACCGGGCATTCCTCGACAACGTCGTCACCAGTACCCTGGTGTTCGAAGGTGAAGGCAAGGTTCGCGAGTATGTGGGCGGCTATCAGGACTGGCTGCGTCAGGGCGGTTCGCCGCGTCTGCTGGGCGTTGCCGACACCAAGTCAGGCAAGGCCGAGCTGGCCAGTGCAGTGGTCCAAGCGGCTCCGGTCGCCGCGCAGGACATGCCGGTGGCAAAAAAGAAACTCAGCTACAAGCATCAGCGCGAGCTGGAAGCCTTGCCGGCACAGATCGATGAAGTGGAAGGGAAGATGGCTGCCCTGAATGCGGAAATGGCCGAGCCGGATTTCTATCAGCGTTCGGCCGAGCAGACGGCTGCGGTACTGGCGCAGCTGGAAAACCTCCAGGCTGAACTGGATACGCTGCTGGGGCGTTGGGCCGAGCTGGACGAGTAA
- a CDS encoding transglycosylase SLT domain-containing protein, with product MRSRFFSFLSCLLLSATAVQTAHAVDLNQQRKYYDEAKRALAKGDSGPYQMYSTALADYPLEPYLEYDELTARLKTASNAEIEKFLAEHGDLPQANWMKLRWLRWLAERGDWQPFVKYYDPKMKFVELDCLYGQYQLNNNKRAEGYASAEKLWMTGKTLPAACDGFFAQWAAAGQLTEQKRWQRAKLAAQAANYSLANTLVNSLNSLAPQGRLLLAVAQKPELVNNPSQFAPVDEAMSDVVGLGLRRLAKQDPQKALSMLDGYAATMHFSREEQVEIAKQIGLTLARRYDDRALEVMTRYDPELRDDTVTEWRMRLLLRLGRWEDAYELARRLPKDLAATNRWRYWEARSLELAQPNSPLIASLYKDVAKERDFYGFLAADRTQSPYQLNNKPLLLSQALINKVRNTPGVRRALEFHDRGEIVNGRREWYHVSRLFNRDEMVAQAKLAYDMQWYFPAIRTISQAQYWDDLDIRFPMAHRDTLVREARVRGLHSSWVFAITRQESAFMDDARSGVGAAGLMQLMPATAKETARKYSIPLASPQQVLDPDTNIQLGAAYLSSVHAQFNGNRVLASAAYNAGPGRVRQWLKGANHLAFDVWVESIPFDETRQYVQNVLSYSVIYGQKLNSPQPLVDWHERFFDDL from the coding sequence ATGCGCAGTCGTTTTTTCAGCTTTTTATCGTGCCTGCTCCTCTCCGCCACCGCCGTCCAGACTGCTCATGCGGTAGACCTCAACCAACAACGCAAATATTACGACGAAGCAAAGCGCGCACTGGCCAAGGGCGATTCAGGCCCCTATCAGATGTACAGCACGGCGCTGGCCGACTACCCGCTGGAACCGTACCTTGAGTACGACGAACTGACCGCGCGCCTGAAAACGGCGAGCAATGCCGAAATCGAAAAGTTTCTGGCCGAACATGGCGACCTGCCGCAGGCCAACTGGATGAAGCTGCGCTGGTTGCGCTGGCTGGCGGAACGTGGCGACTGGCAGCCCTTCGTCAAGTATTACGACCCGAAGATGAAGTTCGTCGAACTGGACTGCCTTTACGGGCAGTATCAGTTGAACAACAACAAACGCGCCGAAGGCTATGCCAGTGCCGAAAAGCTCTGGATGACCGGCAAGACATTACCGGCTGCCTGTGACGGGTTTTTCGCCCAGTGGGCGGCAGCGGGTCAATTGACCGAACAGAAGCGCTGGCAGCGCGCCAAGCTGGCGGCCCAGGCGGCCAATTACAGTCTGGCCAACACGCTGGTCAACAGCCTCAACTCGCTGGCTCCGCAGGGACGCCTGCTGCTAGCTGTCGCGCAGAAGCCGGAACTGGTCAACAACCCTTCGCAGTTTGCCCCGGTAGATGAAGCCATGTCCGACGTGGTCGGGCTCGGTCTGCGCCGCCTCGCCAAACAGGACCCGCAGAAAGCCCTGTCGATGCTGGACGGCTATGCCGCGACCATGCATTTCTCTCGCGAAGAGCAGGTCGAGATCGCCAAGCAAATCGGCCTGACCCTGGCCCGTCGCTATGACGACCGCGCACTTGAGGTCATGACCCGATACGATCCCGAACTGCGCGACGACACGGTCACCGAGTGGCGTATGCGCCTGCTGCTGCGCCTGGGTCGCTGGGAGGACGCTTACGAACTGGCGCGTCGACTGCCCAAGGATCTGGCAGCGACCAATCGCTGGCGCTATTGGGAAGCCCGCTCGCTGGAACTGGCGCAACCGAACAGCCCGCTGATTGCCTCGCTGTACAAGGATGTCGCCAAGGAGCGTGATTTCTATGGCTTCCTGGCCGCCGACCGCACCCAGAGCCCGTACCAGCTCAATAACAAGCCGCTGTTGCTCAGCCAGGCGCTGATCAACAAGGTGCGCAACACGCCTGGCGTGCGTCGCGCACTGGAGTTTCATGATCGGGGCGAAATCGTCAACGGCCGACGCGAGTGGTATCACGTCAGCCGCTTGTTCAATCGTGACGAAATGGTTGCCCAGGCCAAACTGGCCTATGACATGCAGTGGTATTTCCCGGCGATCCGCACCATCAGCCAGGCGCAGTACTGGGACGATCTGGATATCCGCTTCCCGATGGCGCATCGCGACACACTGGTACGCGAAGCCAGGGTACGGGGCCTGCATTCAAGCTGGGTGTTTGCAATTACCCGGCAGGAAAGCGCGTTCATGGACGACGCCCGCTCGGGTGTCGGCGCTGCTGGCCTGATGCAATTGATGCCGGCGACCGCCAAGGAAACGGCGCGCAAATACAGTATCCCGCTCGCCTCACCCCAGCAGGTACTGGACCCGGACACCAATATCCAGCTGGGCGCTGCCTACCTGAGCTCGGTACACGCCCAGTTCAACGGCAACCGCGTACTCGCCTCGGCTGCCTACAACGCAGGCCCCGGCCGCGTGCGGCAGTGGCTGAAGGGCGCCAACCACCTGGCATTCGATGTCTGGGTAGAAAGCATCCCGTTCGACGAAACCCGGCAGTATGTGCAGAACGTGCTGTCTTATTCGGTGATCTACGGCCAGAAGCTCAATTCCCCCCAGCCCCTGGTGGACTGGCACGAGCGTTTCTTCGACGACCTCTGA
- a CDS encoding chemotaxis protein CheV — protein sequence MAGILDTVDQRTQLVGENRLEILMFRLAGRQLFAINVFKVQEVLQLPKLTLMPQRHSFVCGVVNLRGQTLPVIDLSQAIGMRPLVPGPGSTIIVTEYNRSVQAFLVGGVDRIVNMNWDAIMPPPASAGRQHYLTAISKVDDQLVEIIDVEKVLAEIVPYNAKVSREKLEDPVLEHARGREVLLVDDSKVALAQLRDTLSQLGLKLHVASDGLKALNMLKGWADAGENVQEKLLMVFTDAEMPEMDGYRLTTEIRNDPRLRALYIVLHTSLSGSFNESMVKKVGCDNFLSKFQPDKLVEVVRERLLMII from the coding sequence ATGGCAGGCATTCTCGACACAGTAGATCAACGCACACAGCTGGTGGGCGAGAATCGCCTGGAAATCCTCATGTTTCGCCTTGCCGGTCGGCAATTGTTCGCGATCAACGTGTTCAAGGTCCAGGAAGTACTTCAACTGCCCAAGCTGACCCTTATGCCGCAACGTCATTCGTTCGTGTGCGGCGTGGTCAACCTGCGCGGCCAGACGCTCCCGGTGATTGACCTGTCCCAGGCCATCGGTATGCGTCCGCTGGTGCCGGGGCCTGGCAGCACCATCATCGTTACCGAATACAACCGCTCTGTTCAGGCATTCCTGGTCGGCGGCGTGGATCGCATCGTCAATATGAACTGGGATGCGATCATGCCGCCACCGGCCAGTGCCGGCCGCCAGCATTACCTGACCGCGATCAGCAAGGTCGATGATCAACTGGTCGAGATCATCGACGTTGAAAAAGTCCTCGCCGAAATCGTGCCTTACAACGCCAAGGTCTCCCGCGAAAAACTCGAAGATCCGGTGCTGGAACATGCCCGCGGCCGTGAAGTGCTGCTGGTTGACGACTCCAAGGTGGCGCTGGCTCAGTTGCGCGACACCCTGTCGCAACTGGGTTTGAAGCTGCACGTGGCCAGCGATGGCCTCAAAGCGCTGAACATGCTCAAGGGCTGGGCAGACGCTGGCGAAAACGTGCAGGAAAAACTGCTGATGGTCTTCACCGATGCGGAAATGCCGGAAATGGACGGTTATCGTCTGACGACCGAGATTCGTAACGATCCGCGCCTGCGTGCACTGTATATCGTGCTGCACACCTCGCTGTCCGGCAGCTTCAACGAGTCGATGGTCAAGAAGGTCGGCTGCGACAATTTCCTGTCCAAATTCCAGCCCGACAAGTTGGTCGAGGTCGTGCGCGAACGTCTGCTGATGATCATCTGA
- a CDS encoding MOSC domain-containing protein has protein sequence MLRLSSLYRFPLKSCKAETLQRASFDSMGLAGDRRWMLVDASTGRFFTQRAIAHMSQLSVLWNAGGGVTLSAPGFDSLDVAVPLDVEASLRGVTVWRDSLQVPDAGEVAAEWVSRFIGKPTRMVYMPVERARWMPGGHGHDEGRVNFADGFPLLLIGQGSLDDLSARMGRPMEMLRFRPNLVIEGAEAFAEDGWKRIRIGDIEFHLLKACARCILTTIDPATGERSADREPFATLKTYREVEGNVMFGQNMVNDGPGELEVGMPVEVLE, from the coding sequence ATGTTACGTCTCAGCTCGCTCTATCGCTTCCCGCTCAAGTCCTGCAAGGCCGAGACGTTGCAACGTGCATCGTTTGACTCGATGGGGCTGGCGGGTGACCGGCGCTGGATGCTGGTCGACGCAAGCACTGGCCGGTTCTTCACGCAGCGCGCCATCGCGCATATGTCGCAGTTGTCAGTGCTGTGGAATGCCGGTGGCGGCGTGACCCTTTCTGCGCCCGGTTTCGACTCTCTGGATGTGGCGGTTCCGCTGGATGTCGAGGCCAGCCTGCGTGGCGTGACGGTCTGGCGTGATTCCCTGCAAGTGCCGGATGCGGGTGAGGTGGCGGCCGAGTGGGTCAGTCGCTTCATCGGCAAGCCCACGCGTATGGTGTACATGCCTGTTGAACGCGCGCGCTGGATGCCTGGCGGCCACGGTCACGATGAAGGTCGGGTAAATTTCGCCGATGGTTTTCCGCTGTTGCTGATCGGTCAGGGTTCGCTCGATGACCTGTCCGCGCGCATGGGCAGGCCGATGGAGATGCTGCGCTTCAGGCCCAATCTGGTAATCGAAGGTGCCGAGGCCTTCGCTGAAGATGGCTGGAAGCGCATTCGTATCGGCGATATCGAGTTTCATCTGCTCAAGGCATGCGCACGCTGCATTCTGACCACCATCGATCCTGCCACCGGCGAACGCAGTGCGGACCGCGAGCCTTTCGCCACGCTCAAGACGTACCGCGAAGTGGAGGGCAATGTGATGTTCGGCCAGAACATGGTCAACGACGGGCCAGGAGAGCTTGAAGTGGGAATGCCGGTCGAGGTGCTGGAGTAG